In Chryseobacterium shigense, the following proteins share a genomic window:
- a CDS encoding nucleoside triphosphate pyrophosphohydrolase family protein, whose translation MDKIDSLNQVAEFHTTFKAPILDTPQIPSPERCNLRVELLQEELNELKQAIADNNIVEIADALCDLQYVLSGAVLEFGLGSKFVELFNEVQRSNMSKACDNAEQAEETVAFYKEKEVESFYEKSGEKFNVYRKTDHKVLKNKYYSPADLKTIIEK comes from the coding sequence ATGGATAAAATTGACAGTCTGAACCAGGTAGCAGAATTCCACACCACTTTTAAAGCCCCTATTTTAGATACTCCGCAAATTCCTTCACCGGAAAGATGCAATCTGAGAGTTGAACTTTTACAGGAAGAATTAAACGAATTAAAGCAAGCTATTGCGGATAATAATATTGTAGAAATAGCTGATGCCCTGTGCGATCTTCAGTATGTTTTAAGCGGAGCCGTACTGGAATTCGGACTTGGCAGTAAATTTGTAGAGCTATTCAACGAAGTACAGCGTTCCAATATGTCTAAGGCGTGTGACAATGCAGAACAGGCCGAGGAAACAGTAGCATTTTATAAAGAAAAAGAAGTAGAATCTTTCTATGAAAAGTCAGGAGAAAAGTTTAATGTTTACAGAAAAACAGATCATAAAGTTCTGAAAAACAAATACTATTCCCCTGCAGATTTAAAAACAATTATCGAAAAATAA